A genomic region of Mycobacterium senriense contains the following coding sequences:
- a CDS encoding DUF1906 domain-containing protein: MHDLPPTASDVRLRTVSRRDALRYATALAGLGAVSVACGTHTAAAASPPQLIDFAARQIPAQEIRAAGYSGVVNYVSLSRPGSSFGAKPITRSYADSLKAAGLVIVSNYQYGKPGGSAPSDFTRGYVGGIADARTAWQLHTAAGGGEGAPIFFTIDEGINRDTWNRFALQWFRGINSVLGVQRTGVYGGIDVCQWAATDGVIGSSSTAGRRWAWQTRAWSGNRVHPAAVLYQRVVSTASNPGPRVGGLEVDVNDVLAPDCGQWDLHRSSYPNGDVR; encoded by the coding sequence ATGCACGATTTGCCTCCAACGGCAAGCGATGTGCGATTGCGCACGGTTTCCCGGCGCGACGCGCTGCGTTACGCCACCGCGTTGGCCGGTCTGGGTGCCGTATCGGTAGCCTGCGGCACGCATACGGCGGCCGCCGCTTCTCCTCCTCAACTGATCGACTTTGCCGCGCGCCAGATTCCGGCGCAGGAGATCCGAGCTGCCGGCTATAGCGGGGTGGTCAATTACGTCTCGCTGTCACGCCCTGGCTCGTCTTTTGGGGCCAAGCCAATCACTCGGTCCTACGCCGACTCATTGAAAGCCGCGGGCTTGGTGATCGTGAGTAACTACCAATACGGCAAGCCAGGTGGGTCGGCACCGTCCGACTTCACGCGGGGCTACGTCGGCGGCATCGCGGACGCGCGCACCGCTTGGCAGCTGCACACCGCGGCTGGCGGCGGCGAGGGTGCGCCGATTTTCTTCACGATCGACGAAGGCATCAACCGCGACACCTGGAATCGCTTCGCGCTGCAGTGGTTTCGGGGAATCAACTCGGTTCTCGGCGTTCAACGCACCGGAGTCTACGGGGGCATCGATGTGTGCCAGTGGGCCGCGACCGATGGGGTTATCGGGTCTTCGAGCACAGCTGGCCGCCGGTGGGCCTGGCAAACTCGCGCGTGGTCCGGCAATCGGGTCCACCCCGCCGCTGTTCTCTACCAGCGCGTCGTGAGCACCGCGTCCAATCCCGGCCCACGGGTCGGCGGACTCGAAGTCGACGTCAACGATGTCCTAGCGCCCGATTGCGGCCAGTGGGACCTCCATCGGTCGAGTTATCCGAATGGCGATGTGCGATAG
- a CDS encoding TetR/AcrR family transcriptional regulator, with translation MPRPRVHDRDVVLDAVEELVARSGPTAVTIRAISAAVGMSNGAVYHTFTSRGGLMGQAWLRAGQRFLAVQTSLADEALAGAGPIDAVVAAADAAAVFAQRYPGSSTLVLRVRREEVLADDVPDDIADELGRLDKLLVALMVRLAIAVWDRKDAAAVDAITSCVVDLPTALLLRRDRLGSATARAQLNAAVRAVLTVGPQPPKRRG, from the coding sequence ATGCCACGCCCACGTGTCCACGATCGCGACGTTGTGCTTGACGCCGTCGAGGAGCTGGTGGCGCGGTCGGGCCCAACCGCGGTGACCATCCGGGCGATCAGCGCGGCAGTGGGTATGTCCAACGGCGCTGTCTATCACACGTTTACGTCACGGGGCGGCCTGATGGGCCAGGCTTGGCTGCGGGCCGGTCAGCGATTTTTGGCGGTGCAGACTTCGTTGGCCGACGAAGCACTGGCCGGCGCAGGCCCCATCGATGCCGTGGTCGCCGCCGCCGACGCGGCGGCGGTGTTCGCCCAGCGGTATCCCGGCTCATCGACCCTCGTGCTGCGCGTACGCCGCGAGGAAGTGCTCGCCGACGACGTTCCCGACGACATTGCCGATGAACTGGGGCGACTCGACAAGCTTCTCGTCGCGCTGATGGTGCGGCTTGCCATCGCAGTCTGGGACCGCAAGGACGCCGCGGCGGTGGACGCGATAACGAGCTGTGTCGTCGACCTGCCCACCGCGCTGCTGCTGCGCCGGGACCGGCTCGGGAGTGCCACGGCGCGTGCGCAGCTGAACGCGGCCGTACGCGCCGTGCTGACCGTGGGGCCCCAACCGCCAAAGCGGCGCGGCTGA
- a CDS encoding CobW family GTP-binding protein, which yields MAAIPVIALTGHLGAGKTTLLNHLLRHPGTRIGVVVNDFGDINIDAGLVAGQVDEPASIAGGCICCLPDDGGLDEALVKLADPARGLDAIVVEASGLADPVAIARIIGFSEIRGVRAGGLVDVIDAVNHFDTVDCGALPPVRYGAASLIVVNKLDQIAEDERSAVVQRVAQRAAQRNPRVHVVGATGGRIDPGLLFDAPAAPGQTGQLSFLDLEPEHDHDHVHADADAITVSSTGCVDPDALLDLLEDPPSRVFRMKGVVAVRHRATVRDYVVNLVGSAIDIGKTPPGVAANCLVAIGMHLDIDGVRARLDDALQPASGPASAQALRRLQRYRRFGG from the coding sequence TTGGCTGCGATACCCGTCATCGCGCTCACTGGCCATCTCGGAGCCGGCAAGACGACGCTGCTCAACCACCTGTTGCGGCATCCTGGCACGCGAATCGGTGTGGTGGTCAACGACTTCGGGGATATCAACATCGACGCAGGTCTGGTCGCGGGCCAGGTCGACGAGCCGGCCTCGATAGCAGGAGGATGCATCTGCTGTCTGCCCGACGACGGTGGGCTCGATGAAGCGCTGGTCAAGCTCGCCGACCCGGCCCGGGGCCTCGATGCCATCGTCGTCGAGGCCAGCGGTCTGGCCGACCCGGTGGCGATCGCGCGGATCATCGGCTTCAGTGAGATCCGCGGCGTCCGGGCGGGCGGGCTTGTCGATGTCATCGACGCCGTGAATCACTTCGACACCGTCGACTGCGGCGCATTGCCGCCGGTGCGCTACGGTGCGGCCTCGCTGATCGTGGTCAACAAGCTCGACCAGATTGCTGAGGATGAGCGGTCGGCAGTGGTGCAACGCGTCGCGCAACGGGCGGCACAACGCAATCCGCGCGTACATGTCGTCGGCGCCACGGGTGGCCGGATAGACCCGGGGTTACTCTTCGACGCGCCCGCCGCGCCCGGCCAGACTGGGCAGCTCTCGTTTCTAGATTTGGAGCCCGAGCACGACCACGACCACGTCCATGCCGATGCCGATGCCATCACCGTCAGCAGCACCGGTTGCGTCGACCCCGATGCCCTGCTCGATCTTCTCGAAGATCCACCGTCGCGGGTATTCAGGATGAAAGGCGTTGTGGCGGTGCGCCACCGCGCGACCGTCCGCGACTACGTCGTCAACCTGGTGGGCAGCGCGATCGATATCGGGAAGACACCGCCGGGGGTCGCGGCCAATTGTCTGGTGGCGATCGGGATGCATCTCGACATCGACGGCGTCCGTGCGCGGCTCGACGACGCGCTGCAGCCGGCGTCCGGGCCGGCGTCGGCGCAGGCGCTACGGCGACTACAGAGGTACCGGCGGTTCGGCGGGTGA
- a CDS encoding NAD(P)-dependent oxidoreductase has translation MKILVLGATGATGRLIVRDATASGHYVVALVRAKARSDLPGAEVIEGDVRDEGTLARALDGCDAVVSALGTGMGLREVDLLTVATRALVSAMTRAGVRRLICISALGVGDSRYHGGFVFDRLFQPLLLGRAYKDKERQEAAIRASALDWVVIRPAMLTNGSPRGRMRATTDLAGVHGGKIARADVAQFVVEQLTSDAWLRRTPVILW, from the coding sequence ATGAAGATTCTGGTTTTGGGGGCAACCGGCGCAACCGGTCGACTGATCGTCCGCGACGCCACGGCCAGCGGTCACTACGTAGTGGCGCTGGTCCGTGCGAAGGCGCGCTCTGATCTGCCGGGCGCCGAGGTGATCGAGGGCGATGTCCGCGACGAGGGGACCCTCGCGCGCGCGTTGGACGGCTGCGATGCCGTCGTCAGCGCGTTGGGCACCGGTATGGGCTTGCGCGAGGTCGACCTGCTGACCGTCGCGACCCGAGCCCTCGTCTCGGCGATGACCCGCGCCGGCGTGCGCCGTCTAATCTGTATCTCCGCGCTCGGCGTCGGCGACAGTCGCTACCACGGCGGCTTCGTCTTCGACCGGCTGTTCCAGCCGTTGCTGCTCGGCCGCGCCTATAAGGACAAGGAGCGCCAAGAGGCCGCGATCCGCGCCAGTGCGTTGGACTGGGTTGTTATCCGCCCCGCCATGCTTACCAACGGCTCACCACGTGGCCGCATGCGGGCCACCACCGACCTCGCAGGCGTCCACGGCGGCAAGATAGCGCGCGCCGATGTCGCGCAGTTCGTGGTCGAGCAACTGACGAGCGACGCCTGGTTGCGACGCACACCCGTCATCCTGTGGTGA
- a CDS encoding hotdog fold domain-containing protein: MTGPKAVTAPSFTLGIWNRLQQFPFGNKIFSWAVCWKAPYFSSVHPTITVLQPCRCEVRAPNRRGSHNHLGTYHAIASCNLAELAAGMMTEATLPTTHRWIPVGMTVQYLAKAGTDMHATASLDSMPELGDEPTTLVVPVQVTTADGTLAVRAEITMHISPRPSRRG, encoded by the coding sequence ATGACCGGACCGAAAGCCGTCACCGCACCCAGTTTCACCCTGGGGATCTGGAACAGGCTGCAGCAATTCCCCTTCGGCAACAAGATATTCAGCTGGGCAGTGTGTTGGAAGGCGCCATACTTCTCCAGCGTTCACCCCACCATCACCGTGTTGCAGCCCTGCCGCTGCGAAGTGCGCGCGCCCAACCGGCGAGGCAGCCACAACCACTTAGGCACCTATCACGCGATTGCCTCATGCAACCTTGCCGAATTGGCCGCCGGCATGATGACCGAAGCCACCCTGCCAACCACCCACCGCTGGATCCCGGTGGGAATGACTGTCCAGTATTTGGCCAAGGCCGGCACAGACATGCACGCCACCGCGTCGCTGGATTCCATGCCGGAACTCGGCGATGAGCCCACGACGCTGGTCGTGCCGGTGCAGGTCACCACGGCCGACGGAACCCTGGCGGTGCGCGCGGAAATCACCATGCACATCTCACCGCGGCCATCCCGGCGTGGCTGA
- a CDS encoding acyl-CoA thioesterase — protein MPSSLGDVLATLELERVDQWVFVGQQLPAPANHILGGHISAQALLAASHTAPGRTPHSVHTYFLRPGDSRQPVDFEVVDLQEGRTFSARRVTARQEGKILMEAMSSFKVADSAPTQVVYQPPMPEACGPESLPWVAPHLAESAESAPGRWSSLRWFERRIIDTDVAPPARAPMWWRPDGEVPDDPALTASLVAYLSAVTLTEPAYAARGGVGASAQRDHSVWFHAPAALSDWLLYDRSSPSSAGSLALASGTMFNRSGDLVCTVKQEMYFPPHTG, from the coding sequence ATGCCATCTTCGCTGGGCGACGTGCTTGCCACCTTGGAGCTCGAGAGGGTGGACCAGTGGGTCTTCGTCGGGCAGCAATTACCTGCACCCGCCAACCACATTCTCGGCGGTCACATCTCCGCTCAGGCTTTGTTGGCGGCAAGCCACACCGCGCCGGGTCGCACCCCGCACAGCGTCCACACGTACTTCCTGCGGCCCGGCGATTCGCGTCAGCCGGTGGACTTCGAGGTCGTCGACCTCCAGGAAGGCCGGACGTTTTCGGCGCGACGGGTCACTGCCCGCCAGGAAGGCAAGATTCTGATGGAGGCGATGTCGTCGTTCAAGGTCGCCGATTCCGCGCCCACTCAGGTCGTCTATCAACCACCCATGCCGGAGGCTTGCGGCCCGGAGTCCCTGCCGTGGGTTGCGCCGCATCTGGCGGAGTCCGCCGAGAGCGCCCCAGGGCGGTGGTCGAGCCTGCGCTGGTTCGAGCGCCGCATCATCGACACCGACGTCGCGCCACCTGCACGGGCGCCGATGTGGTGGCGGCCCGACGGCGAGGTTCCCGACGATCCGGCGCTCACCGCCAGCCTGGTGGCGTACCTGTCGGCGGTGACGTTGACCGAACCGGCATACGCCGCACGCGGTGGTGTTGGGGCGTCGGCTCAGCGTGATCATTCGGTGTGGTTCCACGCGCCGGCCGCGTTGTCGGACTGGCTTCTTTACGATCGCTCGTCGCCGAGTAGCGCGGGTTCGCTGGCACTGGCGAGCGGGACGATGTTCAACCGCAGCGGCGATCTGGTCTGCACGGTCAAACAAGAGATGTACTTCCCGCCGCACACCGGCTGA
- a CDS encoding alpha/beta hydrolase: MANRLPDNAFTSPHVLDLSLRKVARFVPRGYALHRGMKFQRAVMNLMGNAGRLRSVPVAAVNEHVTVRLHRPAGLPECAPALLWIHGGGTLMGHAAQDDKYLRKLSHCTGFAIAAVEHRLAPEHPYPIPVEDCYAALLWLARQPWVDPDRVAIGGASAGGHFAAAVAQRAHDRNDVRIAFQMLVYPMLDDRTGAKRDGPRRIMWTESDNQLAWQWYLNGADPEEAAPARRKDFSGLPPAWIGVGTLDLFYQESLEYARRLREAGVPVHEEIVPGAFHAFDQIAEKAPISTRFFESQCDYLRGALAPSG; the protein is encoded by the coding sequence ATGGCAAACAGGCTCCCCGACAACGCCTTCACGTCCCCACATGTTCTAGACCTCAGCCTTCGCAAGGTCGCGCGATTCGTGCCGCGCGGCTACGCCCTGCACCGCGGTATGAAGTTTCAGCGCGCCGTCATGAACCTGATGGGCAATGCGGGACGCCTCCGCAGCGTGCCCGTCGCCGCCGTCAACGAGCACGTCACCGTCCGTCTGCACCGCCCGGCGGGCCTTCCCGAGTGCGCACCCGCGCTGCTGTGGATCCACGGCGGCGGGACCCTCATGGGGCACGCGGCCCAGGACGATAAGTACCTGCGCAAGCTGTCTCACTGCACCGGGTTCGCGATTGCGGCGGTAGAACACCGCTTGGCTCCCGAACACCCCTACCCGATACCGGTCGAAGACTGTTATGCAGCCCTGTTGTGGCTGGCCCGCCAACCGTGGGTCGACCCGGATCGCGTCGCCATCGGTGGCGCCAGTGCCGGTGGGCATTTCGCGGCCGCGGTCGCCCAGCGAGCGCACGACCGCAACGACGTACGAATCGCCTTCCAAATGCTGGTTTATCCGATGCTCGACGATCGCACCGGCGCCAAGCGCGACGGCCCCAGGCGCATCATGTGGACCGAATCCGACAATCAACTCGCCTGGCAGTGGTACCTCAACGGGGCCGATCCCGAAGAGGCGGCACCGGCTCGCCGAAAGGATTTTTCGGGCTTGCCGCCCGCCTGGATCGGGGTCGGGACGCTGGACCTCTTCTATCAGGAGAGCCTGGAGTACGCGCGACGCCTGCGCGAGGCGGGCGTGCCGGTCCACGAGGAGATCGTCCCGGGCGCGTTTCATGCGTTCGATCAGATTGCGGAGAAGGCGCCGATATCGACGCGGTTCTTCGAAAGTCAAT
- a CDS encoding enoyl-CoA hydratase-related protein produces the protein MTVVLDYADKIAIVRLGEDENRFSPRFLDDIEDALNQAVSDGAQGLITTAVGKFYSNGLDLEWLGAHTDQGQWYIGRVHQLLARMLTLPLPTAAAVVGHAFGAGAMLAVAHDFRVMRADRGYFCFPEVDIRIPLNPGMAALIQAKLTPRAAVVSMTTGRRFSGADAEGFGIVDATCPEDAVTDTALGLIRPLQGKDPGTLGAIKQTMFDHAVRALIEDGAKS, from the coding sequence ATGACAGTGGTATTGGACTACGCCGACAAAATCGCCATCGTCCGCTTAGGCGAGGACGAGAACCGTTTCTCCCCTAGGTTTCTGGATGACATCGAGGATGCGCTCAACCAAGCCGTCTCCGACGGCGCACAGGGACTGATCACAACCGCCGTCGGCAAGTTCTACTCCAACGGCCTGGATCTGGAATGGCTGGGCGCTCACACCGACCAGGGCCAGTGGTATATCGGCCGGGTGCACCAGCTGCTGGCACGCATGCTGACCCTGCCGCTGCCCACCGCGGCCGCCGTGGTGGGTCACGCGTTCGGCGCCGGCGCGATGCTGGCCGTCGCGCACGACTTTCGCGTGATGCGCGCCGATCGCGGGTACTTCTGTTTTCCCGAGGTCGACATCCGCATCCCGCTCAACCCCGGCATGGCCGCGCTCATCCAAGCCAAACTCACGCCCCGCGCCGCCGTCGTCTCGATGACCACCGGCCGTCGTTTCAGTGGCGCCGACGCGGAAGGATTCGGCATCGTCGACGCCACCTGCCCCGAGGACGCGGTCACCGACACGGCCCTCGGTTTGATCCGCCCCCTGCAGGGCAAAGATCCGGGCACGCTGGGCGCGATTAAGCAGACCATGTTCGATCACGCCGTGCGCGCACTGATCGAAGACGGAGCGAAATCATGA
- a CDS encoding winged helix-turn-helix transcriptional regulator, producing the protein MNSVNSAVSAIERFSRYQSDDAESVGPVYCPVRDVLDRIGDKWSILMIMTLAARPQRFSELHRAIRDISKRMLTQTLRDLERDGLITRHVFPTKPPSVEYRLSPLGESLLEPMASLIDWADTRYSDIHEARARFDGALCDLAR; encoded by the coding sequence ATGAACTCCGTGAACTCCGCAGTGAGCGCGATCGAGCGTTTCAGCCGATACCAATCCGACGACGCCGAGTCGGTAGGACCCGTGTATTGCCCGGTGCGCGACGTGCTCGACCGCATTGGCGACAAGTGGAGCATCCTCATGATCATGACCCTTGCGGCGCGACCCCAGCGCTTCAGCGAGCTTCACCGAGCTATTCGCGACATCTCCAAGCGCATGCTCACCCAGACGCTGCGCGATTTGGAGCGAGACGGACTGATCACCCGCCATGTCTTTCCGACCAAGCCGCCGAGCGTTGAATATCGCCTCTCCCCGCTGGGCGAATCCCTCCTCGAGCCGATGGCGAGCCTCATCGATTGGGCCGACACCCGTTATTCCGATATCCATGAGGCGCGTGCCCGCTTCGACGGCGCACTGTGTGATCTGGCACGTTAA
- a CDS encoding DUF6400 family protein, protein MADLDFAYDLTLDEARRRSAMFEAMGDDWDPIAVLSEEDRAYDMLYSNLDEEQQRVYDELVRAGVLPERTAARATD, encoded by the coding sequence ATGGCCGACCTCGACTTTGCCTACGATCTGACCCTCGACGAGGCGCGTAGGCGCAGCGCCATGTTCGAAGCGATGGGTGACGACTGGGACCCCATTGCTGTGCTGAGCGAGGAAGATCGGGCGTACGACATGCTGTACTCGAATCTCGATGAGGAGCAGCAGCGGGTCTACGACGAGTTGGTCCGCGCCGGCGTTCTTCCCGAACGGACGGCTGCTCGTGCTACCGATTGA